CGCTATTTTTATTAAAGATTCTAATTTATCATTCCTTCATAAAATAAGGCGATATAAATCATATTTTATTGTTCACAGCCTCCTTTGGCTCTTTGTTGGCACAGCATCTACTTTAGCGTCTCTCGTTCATTTATAAAATAAACCTTCAATCAGTGGGTGTTTCCGTACCTCCCTACTAAACCTACAACACTCAGTTATTGAAATCTATTGAAAAGGGACATTCATATGCTGACTTTTAAGAATAGATTATTAGCCTTTGTTATTATACCTTTATGGGCAGCATTTCTAACTAGCTTGGCAGAGGCACTTATTAAACGAACTTTTCTTAACATTGATACACTACTGACTGTTTTTGTACTCACTTTTATTGTCTATGTTTGCTATCCGTTCTTTTCTAAAGAAAAGTTCGAAGCCATTTTCGTTAGGGACGCTCATTTATCATTCGTCTGTAAAGTAAAACAACACAAGTCATATTTTATTTTCCACACCCTTTTTTGGCTATTTGTTGGGACGTGGACTACTTTAACGTCTCTCGTTCATTTTTAAGTTTGGGGGATATCCAATGAAATTTTCATACAAATCTAGACTGATTGTTTTCTTTCTAATGCCTTTTTGGGCAACTAGTTTACTCTATTAATGGTATTTCAGCAGCAATCACTGCTTTTTCAGCATTAAATCTCTCTTTTTCATCATCACTCTTCCATTTTTCTGCATCAACCTCCCGTTTTTACGCAACTCTCTCTTTTTTTTGATGGAATCCCCTTTTTCCCGACAATCTCCCCTCTTTCCCATCCGTCTCATCTACCAAAGAAAAGGCGCCCATTTCGGACGCCTTTCTTCTTATTGGCGAGGTACTCCTGCTGTGATTCGACCGTTTCTTACTGTGTGAATGCCTGGTGTAAAGGTGTAGTCACGGCCTTGGTTGTTATCCCACGAGCCTCCCCCGTTATTAAAGGCGGCAGTGAGTGTATCGGCGTCTTCTAAAGGAATGGTCACTTCGTAATAGTCTGGATACTTACTAGAGGCTGTTAATGCTTTCCCAGGTAAGGTCGTCCAATTTCCACTGCCAATTGCATAATGAATATGGGGGGTTGTCCAGTTCGTATAATAATAGAGGGTCACGGTTGCCGGTGATTCAGGATCCCCTTCCCGAATTTGACCATCTTCCAGCGTGAAAACGCCTGAGGTGATGTGATAATCTTGTCCTTGGTTGTTATCCCATTGACCAGAACCATTGTTAAATGCTGCGGTGACCCTACTTTGTTCATCTATATCAAGAGTTATCATCGCATAGCCCTCAAACGGTGAAGGTTCCATCGCCACTCCTGGGGAATCAGTCCAAGAACCATCATCAATGGCATAGTGAATATGGGGTTCACTCCAATCGGTACGGTAATAAAGGGTTAACCCTTCTGCCTTTGTAAATTCATACGTTTCTTCAGCTGTCCCGTACTCGTTCTCGCCAGTTAGAGTGAGCGTGATAACGTCACCCATGTCTGCCCCTTCACCTAGAAGGAGTGTATCACCGTTTTCATAAACGACGGCTTCATTGTCATTAAGAACGTAACTTGCCTCTTCTACATTTCTTGCTGATAACGTCACTTCTACGCCGTCACCTGTAAAAGTTCCTCCAGGGGGATCGGCTGCTAGTGATGGATAGGGAGGTGTTTTTGTAAATGTGTAATCTGCTTCTCCTTCTCCTTCTCCTGCATCATTTTCCGCATATAAGTGTAACGTCACGGACTCGTCAACGGCGAGGTCCTCACCTATCGTTATGACGTCACCATCCTCATAGACCATACCGCCATCAGCAGGGTTTGAGCCATCCAATGTATACATCCCCGATTCTGCGCCACTAACATGCAAAGTAACGTCAATCGTATCTTCATCAAACTCTCCACCTGCAGGTGAGGCCGTAACTGTAGGAGAAGCTTCCCCTGCCCGTTCAAGAAGAATGACTCCATAATCATGAGCATGAAAAGTCACTTCTCCATTACTCACAACGGCTGTTTCTTTCGTGTAAAAATCACGTACAGTTTGTCCATCAGAGAAAACGGATGACACATCGATAGTTGTTGCCCCTGACGCTCCTATTGCCACTACAACGCTATCCTCTAGATCGTCATCTTGATAGGTTCTACTAAAGGTATAGGGACTGCTTCCTATCTGCTCATGTTCCCCAGCACCAATGGCAATATGGTTGTTTCGAAACTGGCCCATGATCTGCCAATGATGTAATACCGACTCATTAACCTGATCCCAATTCATTGGGGAACGTGTCCCTTGGTCTGGGTCTGAACCGGTCGGTCCATACGGGCGTGCTGTTTCATCTCCATAAAACACTTGCACACCACCAGGCAAAAGCATTAAATACGTCCCACCATCAATCAGATTATCTCTCGGAAACAGGTGAGTATCATGCTGCGAAAGATAACTTAACACATTGAATCCAGGGTCACTATTAACCGCATTGGCATAGCGAGAAAACGTTGATTCCATTGTTGCCAAGTTATAAGCCGGTCCATTGCCGTTTTCTCCTTGGAAGGTAAAATTAATCACAGAATCAAAGCCGTGATCAAAGTACTCACTTCTTCCGACACCATGGCCCCACACTTCCGCTGTCATCCAAAAATCATCTGTCCAATCAGCTCCTGGTGCATCCGGGTTTTCTTCACGCCACGTCCATAAAGCGTCATTGGCCGATTCTTTTAATTGATCCCAGCGCTCTAACTGCACATGTTTAGCCGTATCTACTCGAAAACCATCAATACCAAATTCTGCTACCCAAGCCGATAGCCACTCAATAATATAATCAGCAGGAGCTATATTTAGATCTGCTCTTAATTCTTCTGCCGCAGGGACGATCCAATCGTCATAGCTTCCACTACGTTCCATTTCCCACTTTGTTTCTAGTAAAGGCGGTAACCCAATACTGTTTGTTAATTCTGTTCGGAAATCCGGTAAGCCTGCTAAACATTGTGTGCGGTCATTATTTCCACATGATGGATAACCGGCAATGCCTGCTCTTACCCACTCTCCCCACCACGAACGCCATGCATTAGCGTCATTATAGTTAATATAGTCATGCACATCGTGCCACGATTGGCCCCGTGAAGGTGTCCAGTCAGCTGACACTCTTGGGTTGCCAAATCCGTATTCATGCATATCCTGCAACGTGTTATATCCTGGATGATTCATTACCACATCCAAAACCACTCGAATCCCATTTTCATGAGCGGTATCTACAAACTCTCTCATATCTTCTACTGTTCCCCAATTTTGATCGGTCATCGTGTAATCAAGGGCGTAATAACCATGGAAAGCGTAATGAGCAAAATCACCGTCTGGTCCGCCCCCAACCCAGCCATGCACTTGTTCATAAGGCGCCGAAATCCAGATGGAATTAATCCCGAGATCAGCGAAATAACCGTCATTAAGTTTATCTGTCAACCCTTGGAAATCACCTCCATGGAAGGTCCCGATATTTTGCCCCCACGCATCTTCCTGCGGACGCCCATATGAGTTATTATTTGTCGGATCACCATCAAGAAAGCGATCTGTCATGGCAAAATATACGGTGGCGTTTTCCCAAGAAAAAGTCTCGTTCTCTGTTCCTGTCACATCTATCGTGTCTTTATCTGCTTTAACACTATGAGGTACGAAGGTTGATAAAAGAATTACAATACTTAGCATGAAGAAGGTTACCGTTCTATACATCCTTTTCTCACTCCCAATGTTTTAATCGAAGCAATCGTTTGCACAAATTGGCCATAAAACCTCCTTACTCCAAGTTTATCACCCCCTACCTAAAATAAGAAAACGTTTTCATAACGTAGTAATTATATCATAGAGTAAGAGATAAATAGGCTTTCCTTATTAAAAATGAGACGTTCCACCCACGCGAGTACTCTTAGGTGACATAAAAAGCTAATTTACGAGATTTTTCTAGAAAAAAAGTTAGATTTCTCTAAACAAAAAGCCCCTAAAGTTAGATTTTCAAGTCTAACTTTAGGGGAACAGTACCTTCTAAAAGAGGCATTTAAAACACTGCCTGTTTAATTTGTTTAATGTAAAAATACCGTACGATAATGAAATAAATGACTTGAATAGTAAAGAAAATACCTAGAATAGTGGCAGAGAGAAGAAAGAGATCATGTTGAAAAGCATTCGATAGCGCGTTTAGAGCAACAGCACCATGTATGAGCGCCACAGCAATCGGGGTGAAGAAGAGAATTGCCGTTTGTCTTGTAAGTATCTTCTTCAGTTCTTTTTCACTCAACCCTAACTTTGTAATAGCTCGGAACTTTTGTTTGTCTTCCTCTAAATCGGAATAAAGTCGGAAATATAGGAAGCTTCCTGCTGAGACAAAGAAGACGATACCGATAAACAGACCTATAAACAGGATTGGACTGTACATGGCACTCACTTCATAGATTGTAAAATCATTTGGTTGTAATTCATACGTGTCTAAATGACTCCTCATAATTTGCCCTGCTTCAACGAGTGTGTCATGATCAGCATCCACTGCGTGCCAAACATAAAATGTCTCCTGAGAGATAGGTTCAGGTAATTTGTCGAAGGCCTCATCTGGCACGATATAATAGACAATGTCAGGAAAAACGCCTGATTGAAGCGTGTCAGTAACAGTAAGTTCTTCTCCTGTTTCTAGAGGAATCTCGTCCATATCAGGGAGGTCGTAACCACCCATAGCCACATCTAATGTGGCTAACAAGACCTCATCCTTGGCTATCCTCACTGTATCGTAACCGAGAAGCTGTGCCATGTCATTATACTGCGATTCTGGTGTTATGAGGATAGAAGATCTGTTGTCCATTTCCTTAAATTCATAAAAATGAAGTAATGGTTGTTTATTAATCGTTTCAATTTGCCCTTCTGTTAATACAGTCTCTACATATGCCAGTGTTTCCTCTATTTCTTCGTCAGTTGTGTCTGCGTGAGGTGTGTACGTAAAGGAATACGCATCCCTTAGGCCATGTGTAATAAAATTGTTAAATCCGAACAATGTACCGATAGCACTAAATGCCACCGTTGAAATGATCGCGACCATAAAGAAGGTTCGAGCATTGTCTTTCATCCGATAAGCCAAATCGGAAAATAAGAGCATATTCGTTTTTTTCCAAAACAAAGATTGCTTGCTTTTGAGCTTACGAATAATAAAGACACTCAACTGTGTAAATAAAAAATATGTCCCTATGACAACGACGATAATAACAGGGAGCATCGCTATGATGACAGCTTCACCTTCAACAATAAAAGCTGTTATATACCCGCTACCAAGTAAAATAACAGCCACAGCTGTTAAAAATTTTGAGGCTTTTGGTTCCCCTTTTGATTTTTTATCTCCTTTAATGAGGTCGATTAGCTTATGGCTTTTGACCACTATTGATATAAAAAAGGAGATAAAAAGAAACAAGGCCGCAAACGAGATAAATGTCATAACAACCGCTTGCCAAGGAATATAGAAATACAATGAATCTTCAATAACAATTATATTCTCAGCTATTAACAGAATCACCTTCGCAAATAAGAGCCCAACTAAGATTCCACCTATTGTTGCAAGAAAACCAATAATGATATTTTCTAAAAAAACCAACAGCCGAATCTGCCATGTTGAAATACCTTGGAGCATCAATAACCCGAATTCCTTCTTCCGAGACTTTAGAAACGCCCCCATAGAGTAGAGAACAAAGAAGAAAGAGAAAATATAAATGATAACAGCGGCCACATCCATCCCAAGGCTCGCGTCTTGTCCTATCCCCGATTCCATGATGCCACCGCTTAACACCGGATGATGAGCGAAAATATTAAATGTAAAGAACACCATGACCATGAATAAGCTGCTGAGGAAATAAGCGATATATAAGCGCTTATTGCGAATGACATTGTTAAACGCGAACTGACGGAAAGTCATTATCATTCCCTCCTAGCAGTGACAGTGTATCAATAATCTTTTGATAGAAGGTCTGGCGATGGTCACCTCGATGAATTTCTGAGAAGAGCTTGCCATCGCGAATGAAAATAACTCGATTGCAATAGCTGGCGGCTTGCGGATCGTGTGTCACGAGTAGCATTGTCGCTTTCTCTTCAGTATTAATCGTTTCTAAAAGAGTCATGACATCTTTGGAGGACTTGGAATCAAGGTTACCAGTCGGTTCATCGGCAAGAAGGAGTTTAGGTGTATGAACCATAGCCCGTGCCACTGCCGTGCGCTGAGCTTGCCCACCTGATATTTCATACGTACGTTTCCCTAATATGTCACTAATCCCCAACTTCGCTGCCACGTCTGCCGCCCGTTGTTTCATATAATCGACTTTTTTCCCATCCAGTGTAAGAGGAAGAACAATATTCTCTTCCACTGTTAGTGTGTGTAATAAATTGAAATCTTGAAAGATAAACCCTAACTCATTTCGACGGAATTTTGCAAGCTTCCCCTTTTTTAATAAATGAGGATTGTGACCTCCAATAACTACTTCACCTGTAGTAGGCTCATCAATCGTCGCAATTAAATTGAGCAACGTCGTCTTACCACTTCCAGAAGGCCCCATAATCCCGACAAATTCTCCTTCTTCCACTGTAAAGTCAACATTCGTTAACGCTTTATAAGGTATTTTACCTTCGTAAATTTTACTTACTTGTTTAACATTTAACATCACAAGATCTCCTTTCCCTATTTGATCTGTGATCAGTTTACCGTTCATACTGACTAAATCACTATCGATTCATCTTTCATTTCCCTTACACGCTTGTAAGGTTTTGCGCAGAAGAGAAAATAATGCTGAATGTGCTTCCTTCCCCTTCTTTTGATTCTAACTCAATGCGATGGCCGAGTTGATCAAGCACTTCTTTGACAAGATAAAGTCCCATTCCCGTCGACTCCCTAAACATTCTTCCATTTTCACCCGTGTAAAAGGCGTTAAACACTCTTTTTATATCTTGTGTCGGAATCCCTACCCCGAAGTCGGTCACTTCAAGAATGACTTCTTTATTTTCTTCATAGACGGCAATCGTTATTTTATTAGCAATATCAGTGGAATATTTAACCGCATTGTTAACGAGCTGAGCAATGATAAACATTAGCCATTTTTCATCCGTTTCTACTGTGATGTGAGGAGATAGTTGTCTTACTTCAGGATAAACATTATGACGAATATAAAACCGTTTGTTTTCATGATTCACCTCTTTTACGAGAGTCGATAAGGAAACAGGCTTAAAATGAAAATCTTGTTCCATCGTCCTTAGTCTCGCCATGTAGAGCACGGTATTCAATCCATTTTTCAGCCGGTCAGTTTCGGCTCGAATATCTGAAGACTCTGGCTCTTCCACATTTCTTGCCGTTAAGTCTATGACAGATAATGGCGTTTTCATTTGATGAACCCATTGATCGATAAAAGTTAAATGCTCTTCTTGCTGCTTTTCTAACGTTTTGATTTGCTTATGATAATGCTTATACTGGGCCTTTAAGAGCTGATCAAGTGCTTTAGCCATCGGCATGTCTTCTGTTTTTTGGTATGAATCATCAAGTGACATGAGCGGCTTACTCAAGCGTGCATAAAAGTGCCGATGACTAATGTAATGATACGCAAGATAGCCTGTTAACACGACTAACCCTAAAAAAATAGCGTAAACCGATAATTGAAAATCTCGGTAGCTATCAAGCCAGAGGACGCCAATAACGCCAGAAAGCTGGATGATTTGAATGACAATAAGGAGTGAGTGCTCTTTAAGAAACAGCTTCATGACTCCAGATCCTCTTCCCCAATGTCATTCAGACGATATCCCGCTCCTCTTACCGTTTCCACCATATCATCAAGTCCGAGGTCACTAAACTTTTTCCTAACGCGCGTCATATTCACATTTAAAGTATTTTCGTCCACATACGTTTGATCGTCCCAAAGTGTTTCCAGTAAATCCTCCCGTCCGCTGACTCTTGGAAAGCGCTCCATTAAATGTTCAATAATACCCGCTTCCTTAGCTGACAATGTCACCTTATGTGTCCCATATAATAATTCAAGTCGTTCAGGATAAAATGTCAGGCCTTTATGCGTCATTTTGCGCTCCTGCCCTTTTGCTGCATACTCCCCATAGGCTCTTCGCAGATGGCTACGAATTTTTGCTACAACCACCTGTGCATGAAATGGTTTTGTGATGAAATCATCACCGCCATTTTCAAGTGCCATAACTTGGTCCATTTCACCCGTTCTTGCCGAGATAAAAATGACTGGACAAACGGACTCTAATCGGATTTGCCGACACCAGTAATACCCATCAAAGCTAGGTAAGTTGATGTCGAGCAGAACGAGGTCGGGATTATGTGCACGAAACTCTTCCAACACACGATCAAAAGCCTGCACCGTTACAACGCTGTAACCATAATCCTTTATGTATGCTTGTAGTAAGTTAGAAATTTTAGGGTCATCTTCGACAATAAGTATTTTTTGCACGAATGTTTACCTCCCTTATAGTGAAGCTCGCTACCCTTTCTATTATATAGGAGTTGCTTAATGAATTAATAAGTAAAAAAAATAATACTCTATGACCTTAAACATAGCGTGGTCAATTTAATAAAGCAACC
The genomic region above belongs to Bacillus sp. A301a_S52 and contains:
- a CDS encoding sensor histidine kinase, whose product is MKLFLKEHSLLIVIQIIQLSGVIGVLWLDSYRDFQLSVYAIFLGLVVLTGYLAYHYISHRHFYARLSKPLMSLDDSYQKTEDMPMAKALDQLLKAQYKHYHKQIKTLEKQQEEHLTFIDQWVHQMKTPLSVIDLTARNVEEPESSDIRAETDRLKNGLNTVLYMARLRTMEQDFHFKPVSLSTLVKEVNHENKRFYIRHNVYPEVRQLSPHITVETDEKWLMFIIAQLVNNAVKYSTDIANKITIAVYEENKEVILEVTDFGVGIPTQDIKRVFNAFYTGENGRMFRESTGMGLYLVKEVLDQLGHRIELESKEGEGSTFSIIFSSAQNLTSV
- a CDS encoding response regulator transcription factor; translated protein: MQKILIVEDDPKISNLLQAYIKDYGYSVVTVQAFDRVLEEFRAHNPDLVLLDINLPSFDGYYWCRQIRLESVCPVIFISARTGEMDQVMALENGGDDFITKPFHAQVVVAKIRSHLRRAYGEYAAKGQERKMTHKGLTFYPERLELLYGTHKVTLSAKEAGIIEHLMERFPRVSGREDLLETLWDDQTYVDENTLNVNMTRVRKKFSDLGLDDMVETVRGAGYRLNDIGEEDLES
- a CDS encoding ABC transporter ATP-binding protein; protein product: MLNVKQVSKIYEGKIPYKALTNVDFTVEEGEFVGIMGPSGSGKTTLLNLIATIDEPTTGEVVIGGHNPHLLKKGKLAKFRRNELGFIFQDFNLLHTLTVEENIVLPLTLDGKKVDYMKQRAADVAAKLGISDILGKRTYEISGGQAQRTAVARAMVHTPKLLLADEPTGNLDSKSSKDVMTLLETINTEEKATMLLVTHDPQAASYCNRVIFIRDGKLFSEIHRGDHRQTFYQKIIDTLSLLGGNDNDFPSVRV
- a CDS encoding ABC transporter permease yields the protein MTFRQFAFNNVIRNKRLYIAYFLSSLFMVMVFFTFNIFAHHPVLSGGIMESGIGQDASLGMDVAAVIIYIFSFFFVLYSMGAFLKSRKKEFGLLMLQGISTWQIRLLVFLENIIIGFLATIGGILVGLLFAKVILLIAENIIVIEDSLYFYIPWQAVVMTFISFAALFLFISFFISIVVKSHKLIDLIKGDKKSKGEPKASKFLTAVAVILLGSGYITAFIVEGEAVIIAMLPVIIVVVIGTYFLFTQLSVFIIRKLKSKQSLFWKKTNMLLFSDLAYRMKDNARTFFMVAIISTVAFSAIGTLFGFNNFITHGLRDAYSFTYTPHADTTDEEIEETLAYVETVLTEGQIETINKQPLLHFYEFKEMDNRSSILITPESQYNDMAQLLGYDTVRIAKDEVLLATLDVAMGGYDLPDMDEIPLETGEELTVTDTLQSGVFPDIVYYIVPDEAFDKLPEPISQETFYVWHAVDADHDTLVEAGQIMRSHLDTYELQPNDFTIYEVSAMYSPILFIGLFIGIVFFVSAGSFLYFRLYSDLEEDKQKFRAITKLGLSEKELKKILTRQTAILFFTPIAVALIHGAVALNALSNAFQHDLFLLSATILGIFFTIQVIYFIIVRYFYIKQIKQAVF
- a CDS encoding alpha-amylase, producing MYRTVTFFMLSIVILLSTFVPHSVKADKDTIDVTGTENETFSWENATVYFAMTDRFLDGDPTNNNSYGRPQEDAWGQNIGTFHGGDFQGLTDKLNDGYFADLGINSIWISAPYEQVHGWVGGGPDGDFAHYAFHGYYALDYTMTDQNWGTVEDMREFVDTAHENGIRVVLDVVMNHPGYNTLQDMHEYGFGNPRVSADWTPSRGQSWHDVHDYINYNDANAWRSWWGEWVRAGIAGYPSCGNNDRTQCLAGLPDFRTELTNSIGLPPLLETKWEMERSGSYDDWIVPAAEELRADLNIAPADYIIEWLSAWVAEFGIDGFRVDTAKHVQLERWDQLKESANDALWTWREENPDAPGADWTDDFWMTAEVWGHGVGRSEYFDHGFDSVINFTFQGENGNGPAYNLATMESTFSRYANAVNSDPGFNVLSYLSQHDTHLFPRDNLIDGGTYLMLLPGGVQVFYGDETARPYGPTGSDPDQGTRSPMNWDQVNESVLHHWQIMGQFRNNHIAIGAGEHEQIGSSPYTFSRTYQDDDLEDSVVVAIGASGATTIDVSSVFSDGQTVRDFYTKETAVVSNGEVTFHAHDYGVILLERAGEASPTVTASPAGGEFDEDTIDVTLHVSGAESGMYTLDGSNPADGGMVYEDGDVITIGEDLAVDESVTLHLYAENDAGEGEGEADYTFTKTPPYPSLAADPPGGTFTGDGVEVTLSARNVEEASYVLNDNEAVVYENGDTLLLGEGADMGDVITLTLTGENEYGTAEETYEFTKAEGLTLYYRTDWSEPHIHYAIDDGSWTDSPGVAMEPSPFEGYAMITLDIDEQSRVTAAFNNGSGQWDNNQGQDYHITSGVFTLEDGQIREGDPESPATVTLYYYTNWTTPHIHYAIGSGNWTTLPGKALTASSKYPDYYEVTIPLEDADTLTAAFNNGGGSWDNNQGRDYTFTPGIHTVRNGRITAGVPRQ